In Microbacterium binotii, one DNA window encodes the following:
- a CDS encoding response regulator transcription factor, with product MRILICEDSVLLREGLVRLLADAGHDVVAALPDASELDESVAATDPELCILDVRLPPTYTDEGIRAALRLRSAHPQLPVLVLSQYVEERYASELIAANGGALGYLLKDRVADVADFLDTVRRIGGGATVLDPEVIAQLLNRRTRDERMQRLTERESTVLALIAEGRSNQSIAATLFLSEASVEKHITAIFQKLELEPGESGNRRVLAALAHVEHGAGETGPQTPQTGASR from the coding sequence GTGCGCATCCTGATCTGCGAGGACTCCGTCCTGCTGCGCGAAGGTCTCGTCCGACTGCTGGCGGACGCCGGGCACGACGTGGTCGCCGCCCTCCCGGACGCGAGCGAGCTCGATGAGAGCGTCGCCGCCACCGACCCGGAGCTCTGCATCCTCGACGTGCGCCTGCCCCCGACCTACACCGACGAGGGCATCCGCGCGGCGCTGCGCCTGCGCTCGGCGCACCCGCAACTGCCGGTGCTCGTACTCTCGCAGTACGTCGAGGAGCGGTACGCGAGCGAGCTGATCGCCGCGAACGGCGGAGCGCTCGGCTACCTGCTGAAGGACCGGGTCGCGGATGTGGCCGACTTCCTCGACACGGTGCGCCGTATCGGCGGCGGAGCGACCGTGCTCGATCCCGAAGTCATCGCGCAGCTGCTGAATCGGCGCACCCGCGACGAGCGGATGCAGCGACTCACCGAGCGCGAATCGACGGTGCTGGCGCTCATCGCCGAGGGGCGGTCGAACCAGTCGATCGCAGCGACCCTCTTCCTCTCGGAGGCATCCGTCGAGAAGCACATCACCGCCATCTTCCAGAAGCTCGAACTCGAGCCCGGCGAATCGGGCAACCGCCGCGTTCTCGCCGCCCTCGCGCACGTCGAGCACGGCGCCGGCGAGACCGGCCCGCAGACACCTCAGACAGGAGCATCACGATGA
- a CDS encoding Cof-type HAD-IIB family hydrolase yields the protein MSEPASDIRLVAVDMDGTLLDGDGRVPGGLWPILERMRRAGAFFAPASGRQYATLRREFEDHADGMVFIAENGTYVVRDGAELASDTLDRAVVADVLGRVRGMSHDVGVVLCGKRSAYIERDDRAFRAEAEKYYALLEHVPDLEQVDDDVLKIAVYDFGDAETGAAPALSEIARTHQVVVSGAHWVDVMNRGVNKGVALRRLQDVLGVSAEQTAVFGDYLNDLEMMDAAYHSYAMANAHPDVAARARLRAPSHLEHGVVRVLEELFPA from the coding sequence ATGAGCGAGCCCGCATCCGACATCCGCCTGGTCGCCGTCGACATGGACGGCACGCTCCTCGACGGCGACGGCCGCGTCCCCGGGGGTCTGTGGCCCATCCTGGAGCGGATGCGGCGCGCCGGCGCCTTCTTCGCGCCGGCCAGCGGCAGGCAGTACGCGACCCTGCGCCGCGAGTTCGAAGACCACGCCGACGGGATGGTCTTCATCGCCGAGAACGGCACGTACGTCGTGCGCGACGGCGCGGAGCTGGCCTCCGACACCCTCGACCGTGCCGTCGTCGCCGACGTCCTCGGCCGAGTGCGCGGGATGAGCCACGATGTGGGCGTCGTGCTCTGCGGCAAGCGCTCGGCATACATCGAGCGCGACGACCGAGCGTTCCGTGCGGAGGCGGAGAAGTACTACGCGCTGCTCGAGCACGTGCCCGATCTCGAGCAGGTCGACGACGACGTCCTCAAGATCGCCGTCTACGACTTCGGCGACGCGGAGACGGGCGCGGCCCCGGCGCTGTCCGAGATCGCCCGCACGCACCAGGTCGTCGTCTCCGGTGCACACTGGGTCGACGTCATGAACCGCGGCGTCAACAAGGGCGTCGCGCTCCGGCGGCTCCAGGATGTGCTGGGTGTCTCAGCCGAGCAGACCGCCGTCTTCGGCGACTACCTGAACGACCTCGAGATGATGGATGCGGCCTACCACTCGTACGCGATGGCCAACGCGCACCCGGATGTGGCCGCCCGCGCCCGCCTGCGCGCGCCCTCCCACCTGGAGCACGGTGTCGTCCGCGTCCTGGAGGAGCTGTTCCCCGCCTGA
- a CDS encoding ABC transporter ATP-binding protein, with amino-acid sequence MGRVTTTDPALPPIDPPAASGPALQLRGLTKRFGDKVAVAGIDLDVPTGSFYGLVGPNGAGKTTTLSMATGLLRPDAGTAVLHGVDVWRDPVAAKAMIGNLADGVRLFDRLTGEQLITYTGMMFGLARDEVAARTADLLTLMDLTEAAGTAVVDYSAGMTKKVALACALVHAPRILVLDEPFESVDPVSAANIEDVLRSYAGSGGTVIVSSHSMDLVQRMCDHVAVIASGRVLAAGTIDEVRAGQSLQDRFVDLVGGRHHSEGPQWLRLS; translated from the coding sequence ATGGGGCGCGTGACCACCACAGATCCTGCCCTGCCACCGATCGATCCCCCCGCCGCATCCGGACCTGCTCTGCAGTTGCGCGGCCTGACCAAGCGCTTCGGTGACAAGGTGGCCGTCGCCGGCATCGACCTCGACGTGCCCACCGGCTCCTTCTACGGGCTCGTCGGCCCCAACGGCGCGGGCAAGACGACGACGCTGTCGATGGCCACGGGTCTGCTGCGCCCGGATGCGGGAACCGCCGTCCTGCACGGGGTCGACGTGTGGCGCGACCCGGTGGCCGCGAAGGCGATGATCGGCAACCTCGCCGACGGCGTGCGCCTGTTCGACCGGCTCACCGGCGAGCAGCTCATCACATACACCGGCATGATGTTCGGTCTGGCGCGCGACGAGGTGGCCGCCCGCACCGCCGATCTGCTGACCCTCATGGACCTGACGGAAGCCGCCGGCACCGCCGTCGTCGACTACTCCGCGGGCATGACGAAGAAGGTCGCGCTCGCCTGCGCCCTCGTGCACGCGCCCCGCATCCTGGTGCTCGACGAGCCGTTCGAGTCGGTGGATCCCGTCTCCGCGGCGAACATCGAGGACGTGCTGCGCAGCTACGCCGGCAGCGGCGGCACCGTGATCGTCTCGAGTCACTCGATGGACCTCGTGCAGCGTATGTGCGACCACGTCGCGGTCATCGCGAGCGGGCGCGTCCTGGCGGCGGGCACGATCGACGAGGTGCGGGCCGGCCAGAGCCTGCAGGACCGCTTCGTCGACCTCGTCGGCGGCCGTCACCATTCGGAGGGACCGCAGTGGTTGCGACTCTCCTGA
- a CDS encoding RNA polymerase sigma factor, whose product MSAADAIGGENDAEHIFEALTGVTRSAEGAFEEAVAPLVPLLLRYFARRVSPVDDAADCTSETLIALWKHRTRLPIAEAERRAWAYGIARKVLSTHRRGRVRRDLAHEALRAAASVPAPPIPDEAFIAAEALKLLPERDQELIRLVVWEELSIAAAGRVVGVGPATARSRYSRALTRLRGAYEALES is encoded by the coding sequence GTGAGCGCGGCCGATGCCATCGGCGGTGAGAACGATGCTGAGCACATCTTCGAGGCTCTTACCGGGGTGACTCGGTCCGCGGAAGGGGCGTTCGAGGAGGCCGTGGCGCCGCTCGTCCCTTTGCTGCTGCGCTACTTCGCGCGTCGTGTATCGCCCGTTGACGATGCGGCCGATTGCACCTCCGAAACGCTCATCGCGCTCTGGAAGCACCGCACGCGTCTTCCGATCGCTGAGGCTGAACGCAGAGCCTGGGCATACGGGATCGCGCGGAAGGTGCTGTCGACCCACCGCCGCGGGCGCGTACGTCGCGACCTGGCGCACGAAGCGCTGCGCGCCGCCGCATCCGTACCGGCCCCTCCTATCCCGGACGAGGCTTTCATCGCAGCTGAGGCACTCAAGCTTCTGCCAGAGCGCGACCAGGAACTCATTCGACTCGTGGTGTGGGAGGAACTGTCGATCGCGGCAGCGGGTCGCGTCGTGGGGGTGGGTCCGGCGACTGCGCGTTCGCGCTATTCCCGTGCACTCACACGACTGCGTGGCGCATACGAGGCGCTCGAGTCGTGA
- a CDS encoding class I SAM-dependent methyltransferase, whose amino-acid sequence MSTYTHGHHESVLRSHRWRTAENSAAYLLPFLGADDRLLDVGAGPGTITVDLADRVAHVTATEIGEDEAALTRATVRERGTANVDVRIADVHALPFDDDSFEVTHAHQVLQHIADPVQALRELARVTRPGGIIAVRDADFAGFAWWPQLPEMDRWLELYQAAARANGGEPDAGRRLLSWAREAGLTDISASSSTWCYASADERMWWGNLWADRIRQSALARQLESSPDTDGDELDRIAAGWREWAASDDGWFSVLHGEIICRVS is encoded by the coding sequence ATGTCCACTTACACCCACGGTCACCACGAATCCGTGCTGCGCTCGCACCGCTGGCGTACCGCCGAGAACTCCGCCGCCTACCTTCTGCCCTTCCTCGGAGCCGATGACCGACTGCTGGATGTGGGGGCCGGGCCAGGCACGATCACGGTCGATCTCGCGGATCGCGTGGCCCACGTCACCGCCACCGAGATCGGCGAGGACGAGGCAGCACTGACCCGCGCGACCGTTCGAGAGCGGGGAACCGCGAACGTCGACGTGCGGATCGCGGACGTGCACGCTCTGCCGTTCGACGACGACTCGTTCGAGGTCACGCACGCCCATCAGGTGCTGCAGCACATCGCGGATCCGGTGCAGGCGCTGCGGGAGCTCGCGCGGGTCACTCGGCCCGGCGGGATCATCGCGGTGCGCGACGCCGACTTCGCCGGGTTCGCGTGGTGGCCGCAGCTGCCCGAGATGGACCGCTGGCTGGAGCTGTACCAGGCGGCGGCGCGCGCCAACGGCGGCGAACCGGATGCCGGCAGACGCCTCCTCTCCTGGGCGCGGGAGGCAGGGCTCACCGACATCAGCGCGTCGTCGAGCACGTGGTGTTACGCGAGCGCCGATGAGCGGATGTGGTGGGGCAATCTGTGGGCGGACCGCATCCGTCAGTCCGCGCTCGCACGGCAGCTGGAGAGCAGCCCTGACACCGACGGCGACGAGCTCGACCGGATCGCCGCCGGATGGCGTGAGTGGGCCGCATCCGACGACGGCTGGTTCTCGGTCCTGCACGGTGAGATCATCTGCCGCGTGTCCTGA
- a CDS encoding SDR family NAD(P)-dependent oxidoreductase, with protein MVGKTIVITGASDGIGREAARVLHAQGHTVIPVGRNRERTAQIAREVGSRVHLADFADLASVRELADDLLTQYDRIDVLANNAGGIFGKVRESTIDGHEMTFQVNYLAPFLLTQLLMDRLIASTATIINTSSVGARLFGQLEIDDLDNERSFGATRAYGTAKLEQILHVKELDRRYRAQGIGAVAFHPGNIATSFSNAPGSPMRLIYQTPLKKLFLTSIPKGADTLVYLAEGEPGRDYATGEYYVKRRPARTHAQADDAALARELWERSERMLAL; from the coding sequence ATGGTGGGCAAGACGATCGTGATCACCGGTGCGAGCGACGGCATCGGGCGGGAGGCGGCGCGGGTGCTGCACGCGCAGGGGCACACCGTCATCCCCGTCGGGCGCAATCGCGAGCGCACCGCGCAGATCGCCCGAGAGGTCGGGTCGCGTGTGCACCTCGCGGACTTCGCCGATCTCGCGAGCGTTCGTGAACTCGCCGACGATCTGCTCACGCAGTACGACCGCATCGACGTGCTCGCCAACAACGCCGGGGGCATCTTCGGCAAGGTGCGTGAGAGCACGATCGATGGACACGAGATGACCTTTCAGGTGAATTACCTCGCGCCGTTCCTGCTCACACAGCTGCTGATGGACCGGCTCATCGCCTCCACGGCCACGATCATCAACACCTCCAGCGTCGGCGCGCGTCTGTTCGGTCAGCTGGAGATCGACGACCTCGACAACGAGCGCTCCTTCGGCGCCACGCGCGCCTACGGCACCGCCAAGCTCGAGCAGATCCTCCACGTCAAAGAGCTCGATCGGCGCTACCGCGCACAGGGCATCGGCGCGGTGGCGTTCCACCCGGGCAACATCGCCACGAGCTTCTCGAACGCACCCGGCTCGCCCATGCGCCTCATCTACCAGACGCCCCTCAAGAAGCTCTTCCTCACGAGCATCCCCAAGGGTGCCGACACCCTCGTGTACCTCGCGGAGGGCGAGCCTGGTCGTGACTATGCGACGGGCGAGTACTACGTGAAGCGCAGGCCCGCGCGGACTCACGCACAGGCGGACGATGCTGCTCTGGCGCGAGAGCTCTGGGAGCGCAGCGAGCGCATGCTCGCGCTCTGA
- a CDS encoding phosphotransferase has protein sequence MRQEQSLSGGNSAGPVFRAGNTVRKAWTPASPHVHAYVTSLLEAGVDAPAPLGRDEQGRQVWEFVPGPLAAEGLTRPELHRVGGMVRAIHDASVGFAAPADAAWDSAIPAPGAELVCHNDLAPWNLVMGERWVFIDWDAAAPSTRLWDLAYAAQAFTLNDPSRSPADAAADLAAFVDGYGADAALRAALPAAMAARAQAMHELLRSSHAAGREPWGSMYASGHGDHWLAASRYVREHETKWARALGARSTRL, from the coding sequence ATGCGGCAGGAGCAGAGTCTTTCGGGAGGCAACTCGGCGGGTCCCGTCTTCCGCGCGGGGAACACCGTCCGCAAGGCTTGGACGCCGGCATCTCCTCACGTGCACGCGTACGTCACGTCCCTGCTCGAGGCCGGCGTCGACGCGCCCGCTCCCCTCGGCCGTGACGAGCAGGGCCGTCAGGTGTGGGAGTTCGTCCCCGGCCCGCTGGCGGCGGAGGGCCTGACGCGACCGGAGCTTCATCGTGTGGGCGGGATGGTGCGCGCCATCCACGATGCGAGCGTGGGATTCGCGGCGCCGGCGGATGCGGCCTGGGATTCGGCGATCCCGGCGCCCGGCGCCGAGCTGGTCTGCCACAACGACCTCGCCCCGTGGAACCTCGTGATGGGCGAGAGATGGGTCTTCATCGACTGGGATGCGGCGGCTCCCAGCACCCGACTCTGGGATCTCGCGTACGCTGCGCAGGCGTTCACGCTCAACGATCCGTCGCGCTCCCCCGCCGACGCCGCTGCGGATCTGGCCGCCTTCGTCGACGGATACGGGGCGGACGCCGCGCTGCGTGCGGCGCTGCCCGCAGCGATGGCCGCCCGCGCGCAGGCGATGCACGAGCTTCTGCGCTCTTCCCACGCGGCGGGCCGTGAGCCCTGGGGATCCATGTACGCATCCGGCCACGGCGATCACTGGCTCGCCGCATCCCGCTACGTGCGCGAGCACGAGACGAAATGGGCGCGGGCACTGGGCGCGCGCTCGACTCGGCTATGA
- a CDS encoding transcriptional regulator → MTELDPVIHAAARLRITAALAALDPGTSVSFPRLQELLDMTAGNLSTHVRKLEEASYVSVEKTHRGRTPVTYLSLTKTGRRAFEDYTETLRSILGAS, encoded by the coding sequence GTGACCGAGCTCGACCCGGTCATTCACGCAGCAGCTCGATTGCGCATCACCGCCGCTCTGGCGGCTCTCGACCCCGGCACCAGCGTGTCGTTCCCGCGACTGCAGGAACTGCTCGACATGACGGCCGGCAACCTCTCCACTCATGTGCGCAAGCTCGAGGAGGCGTCCTACGTCTCTGTCGAGAAGACGCATCGCGGTCGGACGCCGGTCACCTATCTGTCGCTGACAAAGACCGGACGCCGCGCGTTCGAGGACTACACCGAGACCCTGCGCAGCATCCTCGGCGCGTCATAG
- a CDS encoding pyridoxine/pyridoxamine 5'-phosphate oxidase has product MTSSSFSAWLRAQPSLAGAAPALDTASLPDGPHVLFEQWLRGAQAAGVAEPHVATLSTVDADGLPDARALILKDAGPRGWAVAGPRSSAKSEQLAAHPVAALSFWWQPIVRAVRLRGGIQPAPAAEIAADFEARPESARSGRTPEDWMLWWLAPTHVEFWQGSPDRRHARIMYERRGETWHHEVRGGETSTPAQGAASRR; this is encoded by the coding sequence GTGACGTCCTCCTCCTTCTCCGCATGGCTGCGGGCGCAGCCTTCGCTCGCCGGGGCAGCACCGGCTCTCGACACGGCGAGTCTTCCAGATGGGCCACACGTGCTGTTCGAACAGTGGCTGCGCGGCGCACAGGCCGCCGGCGTCGCCGAGCCGCACGTGGCGACGCTCTCGACCGTCGATGCGGACGGGCTCCCCGATGCCCGCGCGCTGATCCTCAAGGACGCCGGTCCCCGCGGATGGGCGGTCGCCGGTCCCCGGTCCTCCGCGAAGTCCGAACAGCTCGCGGCGCACCCGGTGGCGGCCCTCAGCTTCTGGTGGCAGCCGATCGTCCGCGCCGTGCGGCTGCGTGGCGGGATACAGCCCGCCCCCGCCGCAGAGATCGCGGCGGATTTCGAGGCCCGCCCGGAATCCGCGCGTTCCGGCAGGACGCCCGAGGACTGGATGCTCTGGTGGCTCGCGCCCACGCACGTCGAGTTCTGGCAGGGCTCGCCCGACCGGCGCCACGCGCGCATCATGTACGAGCGGAGGGGTGAGACCTGGCACCACGAGGTGCGCGGGGGCGAGACGAGCACCCCCGCGCAGGGAGCCGCATCTCGCCGATAG
- a CDS encoding DUF2807 domain-containing protein, whose protein sequence is MTTLTPPPANPGEATPSGSATPPRHPAGKAVAITAIVIGAVILGGTVVSGAANAVTASLPTSSQTLSVATTGVTEVDVDASAALFELRFADVDEARLEVTAGRSTWRMERDGDELKVTAPEGFFGIGWIGQQPRVLLTLPRSLEGVDASLTLSAGELRATGTFGDLDTHLSAGSLIVSGEARTIDTSMSAGSSDIRLSGVTEAAFELSAGNLAAELTGDTPRSIDIGVSAGSADVTVPRGNYDVRSNVEAGGVDNRLSAGSGPRIPVKVRVSAGDVTLRDNG, encoded by the coding sequence ATGACCACGCTCACCCCTCCCCCTGCGAATCCCGGCGAGGCCACTCCTTCGGGCTCGGCGACACCGCCCCGGCATCCCGCAGGCAAGGCCGTCGCGATCACCGCGATCGTCATCGGCGCCGTGATCCTCGGCGGCACCGTGGTCTCGGGCGCCGCGAACGCCGTGACCGCCTCGCTGCCGACGTCGTCGCAGACGCTCAGCGTCGCCACCACCGGCGTCACCGAGGTCGACGTGGATGCCAGCGCGGCGCTGTTCGAGCTGCGCTTCGCCGACGTCGACGAAGCGCGGCTCGAGGTCACCGCCGGCCGATCCACATGGCGGATGGAGCGTGACGGCGACGAGCTGAAGGTCACCGCCCCCGAAGGGTTCTTCGGGATCGGCTGGATCGGCCAGCAGCCGCGAGTCCTTCTGACGCTCCCGCGGTCGCTCGAGGGCGTCGATGCGTCCCTCACCCTCTCCGCGGGCGAGCTTCGCGCGACGGGCACGTTCGGCGATCTCGACACGCATCTCTCGGCCGGCAGCCTCATCGTCTCCGGCGAGGCCCGCACGATCGACACTTCCATGAGTGCCGGAAGCTCTGACATCCGCCTGTCGGGTGTCACCGAGGCCGCGTTCGAGCTCTCGGCGGGGAACCTCGCCGCCGAGTTGACCGGCGACACCCCCCGCAGTATCGACATCGGCGTCAGCGCCGGATCCGCGGACGTCACCGTGCCGCGCGGCAACTACGACGTCCGCTCCAATGTGGAGGCGGGCGGCGTCGACAACCGGCTCTCCGCGGGCAGCGGTCCCCGCATCCCCGTCAAGGTCCGCGTCTCCGCGGGCGACGTCACCCTCCGCGACAACGGCTAG
- a CDS encoding MFS transporter — translation MLESPDTAEHARTSRMRSFYQVLANTLVANVTTSYLWFALTFWAYLETRNVLATSIIGGSYMLLVAVFGVVFGAIVDHMKKKAVMVLSSLITLATYLLAGALFLALPASALIDWGGPWFWLFAGVILIGGVVENLRNIAMSTTVTLLVPAERRDRANGLVGTVQGVAFMVTSVFSGLSVGLLGMGPTVFIAIVATAVAFAHLLFVPIPERGVAHDPEAPPRRFTFRGVLPAIRSVPGLMPLLLFTTFNNLVGGVFMALMDPYGLTLFSVEIWGVVLGITSIGFIIGGGLVARFGLGKNPVRTLLWVNVGVSGLGLTFALREWWWLYAVGMLVFMALMPVAEAAEQTIIQRVVPYETQGRVFGFAASIESAAAPISAFLIGPLAEFWLIPYMRTDAGRDGWRWLLGDGEARGIALVFVAASLVMLVIVVGAFLSPQYRRLSRSYAERPAPLAEQTAATT, via the coding sequence ATGCTCGAAAGCCCCGACACGGCCGAGCACGCCCGCACCTCGCGCATGCGCAGCTTCTACCAGGTCCTGGCCAACACGCTCGTCGCCAACGTGACCACGAGCTACCTGTGGTTCGCGCTCACGTTCTGGGCGTACCTCGAAACGCGCAACGTGCTCGCCACCTCGATCATCGGCGGCAGCTACATGCTCCTGGTGGCCGTGTTCGGCGTCGTCTTCGGGGCGATCGTCGACCACATGAAGAAGAAGGCCGTGATGGTGCTCTCCAGCCTCATCACCCTGGCCACGTACCTGCTCGCGGGCGCCCTCTTTCTCGCGCTTCCCGCATCCGCACTCATCGACTGGGGCGGCCCGTGGTTCTGGCTGTTCGCGGGCGTCATCCTGATCGGCGGGGTCGTCGAGAACCTCCGCAACATCGCGATGTCGACGACGGTCACCCTTCTCGTGCCGGCCGAGCGTCGCGACCGCGCGAACGGGCTCGTGGGTACGGTCCAAGGTGTCGCGTTCATGGTCACGAGCGTCTTCTCGGGGCTCTCGGTGGGGTTGCTCGGCATGGGGCCGACCGTCTTCATCGCGATCGTCGCGACCGCCGTCGCCTTCGCCCACCTGCTGTTCGTACCGATCCCCGAACGAGGAGTCGCGCACGACCCCGAAGCCCCGCCGCGGCGATTCACGTTCCGCGGGGTGCTTCCCGCCATCCGCTCGGTGCCAGGACTCATGCCGCTCCTGCTGTTCACGACGTTCAACAACCTCGTGGGCGGCGTCTTCATGGCGCTCATGGACCCGTACGGGCTCACGCTCTTCAGCGTCGAGATCTGGGGCGTCGTGCTCGGCATCACGAGCATCGGCTTCATCATCGGCGGCGGTCTCGTCGCCAGATTCGGTCTCGGCAAGAACCCCGTGCGCACGCTCCTATGGGTGAACGTCGGCGTCTCTGGGCTGGGGCTCACCTTCGCGCTGCGCGAATGGTGGTGGCTGTACGCGGTGGGGATGCTGGTGTTCATGGCGCTCATGCCGGTGGCCGAGGCCGCCGAGCAGACGATCATCCAGCGAGTGGTGCCGTACGAGACGCAGGGGCGCGTCTTCGGGTTCGCCGCGAGCATCGAGTCCGCGGCCGCGCCCATCTCGGCCTTCCTCATCGGCCCGCTCGCCGAGTTCTGGCTCATCCCGTACATGCGCACGGACGCGGGTCGCGACGGGTGGCGCTGGCTGCTGGGCGACGGCGAAGCGCGGGGCATCGCGCTCGTGTTCGTCGCGGCGAGCCTGGTCATGCTGGTGATCGTCGTCGGCGCGTTCCTGTCGCCGCAGTACCGGCGTCTCTCGCGCAGCTACGCGGAGAGGCCGGCCCCGCTCGCCGAGCAGACCGCGGCGACCACCTGA
- a CDS encoding sensor histidine kinase — MTSAAPTVRRARRFAPAQTAGAIAQLAALGLIGPFILSTLIGLFGTGLGLVPALGVGLVVLVGLVYVMYAVGWLEIARIDGLYGLGLPAPRFSPRLRPGFGGYLHSLWHQFIDPSMWRALANTAIATVMGVTVVSLVSVATGAIGVAFAPLSGVDEVWVGVGTIPAGWAPVVGVVTALAAIAATIGLGLLHGVISRALLGRSRSAMLAQAARTSDAQRAGAIRAADVERTRIERDLHDGVQPRLVSVGMTLGLAQQKIDDDPTAAKALLEEAHTSTKAAITELRQLARGIHASVLDDRGLDAALSALAARSHVPVALDVRVDGRCSREAETAVYFAIAESLTNAAKHSRAAECRVVVRVRDGATLWARIEDNGIGGARVLPGGGLDGISNRILAAGGNVRLDSPQGGPTALEVSVPCAS; from the coding sequence ATGACTTCCGCAGCTCCCACCGTGCGACGCGCGAGGCGCTTCGCCCCGGCGCAGACCGCCGGGGCGATCGCCCAGCTCGCCGCGCTCGGCCTCATCGGCCCCTTCATCCTGAGCACCCTGATCGGCCTGTTCGGCACCGGACTCGGGCTCGTGCCGGCCCTCGGCGTGGGTCTCGTCGTGCTCGTCGGACTCGTCTACGTCATGTACGCGGTCGGGTGGCTGGAGATCGCGCGGATCGACGGGCTCTACGGACTCGGCCTCCCCGCCCCGCGCTTCAGCCCCCGGCTCCGACCGGGCTTCGGCGGCTACCTGCACTCGCTCTGGCACCAGTTCATCGATCCCTCGATGTGGCGGGCGTTGGCCAACACAGCGATCGCCACCGTCATGGGCGTCACGGTCGTCAGCCTGGTCTCCGTCGCCACCGGCGCGATCGGCGTCGCCTTCGCACCCCTCTCGGGGGTCGACGAGGTGTGGGTCGGCGTGGGCACGATCCCCGCAGGTTGGGCACCGGTCGTGGGCGTCGTGACCGCGCTGGCTGCGATCGCGGCGACGATCGGCCTCGGACTGCTGCACGGCGTGATCAGCCGCGCCCTCCTCGGCCGCTCCCGCAGCGCGATGCTGGCGCAGGCGGCACGCACCTCCGACGCACAGCGTGCCGGAGCCATCCGCGCCGCCGACGTCGAACGCACGCGCATCGAGAGGGACCTCCACGACGGCGTCCAGCCGCGTCTCGTCTCGGTCGGCATGACCCTGGGACTCGCCCAGCAGAAGATCGATGACGACCCGACGGCCGCCAAGGCGCTGCTCGAAGAGGCACACACCTCCACGAAGGCTGCGATCACCGAGCTGCGCCAGCTGGCCCGCGGCATCCACGCCTCCGTCCTGGACGACCGTGGACTGGATGCGGCCCTTTCCGCCCTCGCCGCCCGCTCGCACGTGCCGGTGGCGCTGGACGTACGCGTCGACGGCCGCTGCTCCCGAGAGGCCGAGACCGCGGTGTATTTCGCGATCGCCGAGTCCCTCACGAACGCGGCGAAGCACTCGCGTGCCGCCGAGTGCCGCGTGGTCGTCCGCGTCCGCGACGGCGCCACCCTCTGGGCCCGCATCGAGGACAACGGCATCGGTGGCGCGCGGGTCCTGCCCGGCGGCGGCCTCGACGGCATCTCGAACCGCATCCTCGCCGCCGGCGGAAACGTCCGCCTCGACAGCCCGCAAGGCGGGCCCACCGCACTGGAGGTGAGTGTGCCGTGCGCATCCTGA
- a CDS encoding helix-turn-helix domain-containing protein: MPPGSGFESSRRKTVLFIGAVHPPSREEPVIANELGDFLRARRQDRALAPGHDSPGARRTPGLRREEVATRAGISVDYYIRLEQGRESHPSDAVLTALAHALALSPDAARHLVRLRDADAAPAEPRADSGLLPRMSALVAAVRPHPAYVLDRFSTIVAANEEGMSLHAGLAELPPPQRNTCRYLLTDPRARETFLDWEELARGAVAHLRAANVDRLDDPRLGDLVRELGTRSPQFTAWWSGHIVERRRGATTRIRGLDGVVVERSYEILHLPDDAVRLTIWLPPAA; the protein is encoded by the coding sequence ATGCCTCCAGGCTCCGGCTTCGAGTCGTCCCGACGGAAGACCGTACTGTTCATAGGAGCGGTCCACCCACCCAGCCGAGAGGAGCCGGTCATCGCGAACGAACTCGGCGACTTCCTCCGTGCTCGCCGTCAGGACAGGGCGCTCGCGCCCGGGCACGACTCCCCCGGCGCCCGGCGGACTCCAGGCCTGCGCCGCGAGGAGGTCGCGACCCGCGCCGGGATCAGCGTCGACTACTACATCCGGCTCGAGCAGGGGCGCGAATCCCACCCGAGCGATGCCGTACTCACGGCTCTCGCCCACGCGCTCGCGCTGTCACCGGATGCGGCGCGTCATCTCGTGCGGCTCCGCGACGCCGACGCTGCGCCCGCCGAGCCGAGGGCGGACAGCGGCCTCCTCCCGCGGATGTCGGCGCTCGTCGCGGCGGTCCGCCCACACCCCGCGTACGTGCTCGACAGGTTCAGCACGATCGTCGCGGCGAACGAGGAGGGGATGTCGCTGCACGCCGGGCTCGCTGAGCTTCCGCCCCCGCAGCGCAACACGTGCCGCTATCTGCTGACCGACCCGCGCGCCCGGGAGACCTTCCTCGACTGGGAGGAGCTCGCCCGCGGCGCCGTCGCCCACCTGCGCGCGGCGAACGTCGACCGCCTGGATGATCCGCGACTCGGGGATCTCGTGCGCGAGCTCGGGACGAGGAGCCCGCAGTTCACGGCATGGTGGAGCGGCCACATCGTCGAGCGGCGCCGGGGCGCGACCACCCGCATCCGGGGCCTCGACGGTGTCGTCGTCGAGCGGAGTTATGAGATCCTCCATCTGCCGGACGACGCCGTGCGCCTGACGATCTGGCTCCCGCCGGCGGCGTGA